The sequence below is a genomic window from Oncorhynchus nerka isolate Pitt River linkage group LG7, Oner_Uvic_2.0, whole genome shotgun sequence.
TATCTTTGACTATTTCGTGTCTGATCAACTCTCACCTAAAATGTATGCTAAATTCCCAGTGAATTAACCAATGTGATCTTCGTTGTATGTTTTTCTTTTATCTCGGCAATAGAATTGTCACTCCTTTCAGCAAGCTCATCTTCCGGGTATGGAGTCACCAGACCTTGAAGTCGGACATATTGTTAGGCATAGCAACTCTGGAGGTCAGCGACACACTCAAATCCAACGACATGAATAGTGAGTGCCTTCCTTGTATCGTGTTATGCATACCTTGCTTGGCTGTATGATAAGGGCCTGTACTgtgtctgtgctctctctcttacATAACACAGCCACCTCCCTCTGCTTTGACGGTGTGATGTCACAGATGAGATTACTTCCCCTTCATAAAGAGTTCATTCAGTCCCCTGCCAATTTTCTAAATACAGTTTAAGACAAACCAGATTGAACATGTCACACCAGTCTCCTATTTTGACAAAGCAGTAAACAATGACAGCTTAGTTTTAGAGTAGGGTAATTACTCTGTTTCTTATGGCTGTATATTTGTTTGCCTCTCCTTGTATTCCTTTTACGGGAATGATCTCTCCATGACTTTGTTTCCACTAGTTTGTTGAAGATATATTTCATAAGGTGACAACCGAGATAATCATTGGTCATATCCTATGCGGTATACTATCCAAGCAGTTCGTTAATGTCCCTCTTGTGTCTCAAACTCAAGGTTATCATCCTGGTGCAAAGTGGCAGGATGACTCAAAGTGCTGATAAAGGCTTTTGACAGACAAGGAACTGAAAGGAGGCTTTTTATTACATAACCAATagtgctgggaattgccagggacctcacgatacgacattatcatgatacttaggtgctgatatgatatgtattgcgattgGATAATGTGATTTTATTGCAACTTGatattccaaacatattgctcaccatatgtctgctgcagagggacaagagagagacatgagaaaataagttttgatcagtcatggaaattaaagtgctgaaaacaaattggctccctatttaaaaagaagattgagaacaagctatgaaggaaaaatactatAGTTTTGGTGCCGAtacagccaactagcgcaaaCATAATATTCAGCTTATTGACAATACGATATTTTGTGAAAAATAATATCCCGATTTGTAACTAGGTTCTTTCCCCCATCTCTGATAACCAATGATTTTGTTCCATGGTGTTTTTCCCTTCAGTCTCTGAGGTGGTGCAGACCCTGCAGCTGAGTGCAGACAAAGACCAGACCGATGTGGTgggggacctgtctgtctgtctggacggCATGCAAGTGGACCCAGAGATGTTTGCCTCTGCTGTCGAGGCCAACAGCCGAAGTGCGTCTGCTCTGTGCAATGTTATCCGCACTGTTATCTGTATTGATTTATGGGAGAGTTCTGCTTTTCCCAACCTGCCCAGAAAATAAGCTCCAGCTTCCCGTCAGTATGTTCAGTTCACAACTCTGTTTGTGTTTCTGATCTCAGGTATGTCAAATGGGGAATCGCAACACAACGGGGATCATGATGTGAGGTAAGCCTATTATTCCTGGTTACTGTGGTAATGATGGTCTTGCTTATGAACAGAGTTAATAGTTGACCTTGTGGCAGGAGGAGTAGAGACTGCTCTCCTTCTGTGGATGGTTTGGAGCACAGAGCTTCCCCAACTGGGCGTGTGGTCGCAGTGAACGGCACAGGGTCTCCCGCTCTGTCAGCAGGGGGCTCCAAGGGGAATCCTCTACGGCCCCCCAGGCCCTCCCGACCCCCACCACCCACCCCGCGCAGACCAACCTCCTCTCCAGGTGAGTGGGTCAACCTCTTAGCCCATCTTAAACCAACACTAATGCTCCTGGGGATTTTATGGCATGGTGTTTTGCTTTATGCTTAGTTTTGTATGCATTTGTCAGATAATGTGGCAGAAAACAATCATTTAGTGTCGTTTTCTCAAACTCTCCCAATCTTTTTTCTCATTCACTGGTTTTCGGCAGCATCCTCTAATAGTTCCATACCAACTGAAGGAAGCGATTGCCCCAGCTCAGAAACCCCAGTCCGTATGCCTGCACCTGCAGTACCAGCCGCAGACCCCAATGCCCCACCCCCTACACACGACCAGAGCCAAGCAATAGCAGCCAGACAAGCAGCCAGTGTTGCTCCAGGCCCCCCCAGAGTCCCCACTGTCGCTGCAGGCCCACTGCTTCCTGGGTAAGGGTCAAGCCATCCATGTTGATCGGTCTGGCAGTAACACTGTTAGTCAGTTAGTGGTGTCAATACAACTCAGGAGTTCATCTGACATGTTCTGTTAAACTGAAGATGTGAGCAAGAGAGCTGTTTGAAATATGTCTGCTGCGACTGCTTACCAACTGCAATTACCTGTTATTATTGCTCCAGGGTTACTTAGTCTCATCATTTTTATACTGTAACTCTACACTACCTGATGTGATTTGGATTCTAGCTTTTTTAGCTGGTGgactgttttaaaaaaaaaagtgtaaacaTTTTCTTTGTGTTGCTGTGAAGATGGGAGCAGAGGGTGGATCAGAACGGAAGGCTGTATTTTGTAGATCATGTGGAAAAGAGGACGACGTGGGAGCGGCCTGAGCCTCTACCTTCTGGGTAACTCCCCCCTTACATATCCTGTATCTTCATACTCAACTGATACTCCAACTACAATATACATTCTACATACAGTATTCAAATGCATTTTTCCTACCTCCATACTAACACAGAGAATGGTGTCTTTGTTACTAGAAGATACTAAATGCCAAAGCTCTTATACTGTCTCCCCTGTTCCTCTTTGCCCTGTGTGTAGGTGGGAGCGGCGAGTGGACCCCATGGGCAGGGTCTACTTTGTAGACCACATCACCAGAACTACCACCTGGCAACGGCCCACCATGGAGACGGTACGGAACTATGAACAGTGGCAGCACCAACGCAACCAGCTACAGGGTGCCATGCAGCAGTTCAACCAGCGCTTCATATTTGGGGTGAATGGGGTAAGTGGGAACTCTGACTGGTCAAATCAAGTGCTCAGTTCCTTCAATAACAGTACTGAACAGTTGTGAAACACTCAAGAGATGAAGATTTTAAATAAATGGGGAAAGCTGCTATTTGCACTGTGTGAAATGATAATGCCATCAAATGGATTGGGTAATTTACAGGAAGTTTATTAGGAACTAAAGAACTAAAGGGGATGCTACCCCACCCCTGGCTTTATTTAGCCAAATGAGCTAGCTGGCATGCCAGACATGATATTATCTTCCTATAACTGCTCGAACTATGAAATGTAATTAATTGGGCCTTGCTGTTGTGTCTAGACAGTGTATTAGTGTTTGTCAGCCTTATCAGATTGTCTGCTTCTCTTAATCCTTTACATATTGTGCTGTAAACAGTTTCCCCTCTTTCAGTTGGTGATATTTAACCAATCTTGATCAGTTGAATTTTTAAAAACTTTGTTCAAATATTATTCCTTATTTTCTCTGGTACACTGAAGCTCCAGGACCAGGTTCCAGCCACTGAGAATAAGCAGTTTGATCCCCTGGGCCCGCTGCCACATGGATGGGGTAAGATCTCACTACCTCACATTGCACAGATTCATTCAATGTTTTCTAGAATTTTTCATGAATTGCTTTACGTCCTCAGAGAAAAGAACTGACAGCAACGAGAGAGTGTACTTTGTCCAACACACCACACGGACTACACAGTGGGAGGACCCTCGCACTCAGGGGTGAGAAGTTCATCTGTGCTACTCTTAGTGCAGATATGTATTCTAACAGCTACTTTTAACCTCTGTGGGGGCTATCCTGGCAAGATTAGCTCAGCCCCTGGTTCTAGTACTCTCCACATGCCCATGTGCTGGAATTGAAGTGTTAATTCAGACATTGTGCAGATCTGTGTTTGACTCTTGGTCCAAGTGAtgacagacacactctctctcaggcTGCTGAATGAAAAGCCTCTTCCAGAGGGCTGGGAGATGAGGTTCACTGTCGACGGCATCCCATACTTTGTGGACCACAACAGGAGAGCCACTACATACATCGACCCTCGCACTGGAACATCCTCACTGTACGTCACAAGATTCCATTCACTTGATATAAAAGCATTGGGCTCACACTCTGACTAAATCATTTTTCTTGAGGCCATATTTTAGAATAAAACTAGGCTGTATGTAGCAAACACGGTTCTGTTTGAGACTAGTTTTGACCTAAAACAGACTGGTGATGGAAGTGTTGCTACTAATAACAGGCCTTTATGTTCTAAAAATGTCAAATAACGATGACTAAAATGGGCTGAAccgatactgtactgtatatctttTAGTATTGTAATGAGCCACACCTGAAGGATGATGGTGTACTGTCAACATGACTGTTCTCTGTGCAGCAGTGActttgcttagctctattccccAACTAACAGGAATGACCTGTTTGGTGCCTTTTCACAGGACTGAGGTTATTGATATTTCCCCTCTAGCTGTTTGTCTGCTCACATGTAGCATGTTTTGGCTGAAACAATTGTCATTATCTAGCCATTTGTTATTTCTGAAGAGAGTAGTGAACATATACGATTGTCTGTCTGGGGTCTATGATTTGACAGTATTGTATAGTTCTCATAAACTATAGTAAAAGCCAGGTAATCTGACAAGTCTGATTTGTGTTTTGGCCATGATGTGTGACAATGTGTGCCTTGTTCCTTCCCGCTTACTATAAAACAGTGAAAATGGGCCCCAGATTACTTACGTTCGAGACTTTAAAGCCAAAGTCCAGTACTTCAGATTCTGGTGCCAGGTAGGTGTCATGCCTTCTGAGTTTGAGTGGTTAAACATTGTCATTGTTTTTATGATCAACAGAACCACATGAATTCCAATACAGTGACCCGATTAAATGAAAATGATGACCTGTTATTTCTGTTGGCCCATTCTGAAAAAAGTCACATGCTTCAAAATCACTTATGATTTCCTCTTCTTCTTGTCCAGCAATTGTCAATGCCTCAGCACATCAAGATCACTGTCACCCGCAAAACCCTGTTTGAGGACTCGTTCCAACAAGTGAGTAAACATCCTCCCAAATGATCATGCTGacactgacatgttgtccatatTAATTTGACTCTTTCCGTTGTAGATAATGAGCTTCAATGCACAGGACCTCCGCAGGAGACTATGGATCATATTCCCTGGGGAAGAAGGCCTCGATTATGGTGGGGTGGCAAGGTAAAGCTCTGTGCTCTTGTACAGTCATTGCACTCCAATAAATAATGTTGTCGTAGTGATGAAGTTGCCTTTGGTCAAGGTTTCAGCTTTTTTGAATTGCCTTGTAAAATATCCTAGATAAGTGGTTGTCTACCAGTTATTTGACCACGTTATAAAGTATGGTGTTAGTTGGATGCTTGCAGAGAGGTATTGTGATGAGTTATCAATTTCTTCCTCTGTAGGGAGTGGTTTTTCCTGCTGTCTCACGAGGTGCTGAACCCCATGTACTGCCTATTTGAATATGCTGGGAAGGACAACTACTGCCTGCAGATCAACCCTGCCTCATACATCAACCCTGACCACCTTAAATACTTTAAATTCATTGGACGCTTCATCGCTATGGTAACTATTTTGAGTCATTAAGTTCAACTTCTACTGCAATGTGATATGTTTGCAAGTGCAAAGATCTGATGCAGTTCTATATTTTTAGATGTTAACCTCCTGATCTCTTTTCCCAGGCTCTTTTCCATGGGAAGTTCATTGACACAGGCTTCTCGCTGCCGTTCTACAAGCGCATGCTGAACAAGCCATGGGCACTGAAAGATCTTGAGTCCATTGACACAGAATTCTACAATTCTCTTATCTGGATTAAGTGAGTCTTCTGCGGAAGCTGTACTGATATTAACTTTTGTTGTAACGGATGTTAATGTTTGTTCAATATTTTGGTCCCATTTTTCTTAATGAAAGTTGTTGTTTTCTGTGTTAAGTCGCTGACACATGTCTTTGTCATCTTTTTGTATACTTTAGGGAGAATGACATTGAGGAGTGTGGCCTGGAGATGTACTTCTCTGTGGACAAAGAGATTCTGGGTGAAATCACCACTCATGAGCTCAAGCCGGACGGTGGCGAGGTCCTGGTCACTGAGGAGAACAAGGGGGAGTATATTAGGTCTGTTTCAGCGTATGGCCGCCTTCTCCCGTCTTGGTACCTCTGACCCCTTTTCACTACTGTCCTGGTGTGTGGTGCCTTGATGGTCTGTGTTTCTCCCCCAGGCTTGTAGCAGAGTGGAGGTTGTCCAGAGGTGTGGAGGAGCAGACCCAGGCCTTCTTTGAGGGTTTCAACGAGGTCCTCCCACAGCAGTACCTGCAGTACTTTGATGCCAAAGAACTGGAGGTATGAGTCTTAGTTTGGCATACTTATTTACACCAGCTTCCCAATATTCACTCTAGTATTGATCAGTTGTTCCATTGAACCAATTGTGACGTGTCCACTTCCTGCAGGTGATGCTGTGTGGGATGCAGGAGATCGACCTGACAGACTGGCAGAGGAACACCATCTACAGACA
It includes:
- the LOC115132272 gene encoding E3 ubiquitin-protein ligase Itchy-like — encoded protein: MASSIAKPGPGNGYPMKAQLQIMVLSAKLKENKKNWFGPSPYVEVAVDGQSKKTEKCNNTHSPKWKQLLTVIVTPFSKLIFRVWSHQTLKSDILLGIATLEVSDTLKSNDMNISEVVQTLQLSADKDQTDVVGDLSVCLDGMQVDPEMFASAVEANSRSMSNGESQHNGDHDVRRSRDCSPSVDGLEHRASPTGRVVAVNGTGSPALSAGGSKGNPLRPPRPSRPPPPTPRRPTSSPASSNSSIPTEGSDCPSSETPVRMPAPAVPAADPNAPPPTHDQSQAIAARQAASVAPGPPRVPTVAAGPLLPGWEQRVDQNGRLYFVDHVEKRTTWERPEPLPSGWERRVDPMGRVYFVDHITRTTTWQRPTMETVRNYEQWQHQRNQLQGAMQQFNQRFIFGVNGLQDQVPATENKQFDPLGPLPHGWEKRTDSNERVYFVQHTTRTTQWEDPRTQGLLNEKPLPEGWEMRFTVDGIPYFVDHNRRATTYIDPRTGTSSLENGPQITYVRDFKAKVQYFRFWCQQLSMPQHIKITVTRKTLFEDSFQQIMSFNAQDLRRRLWIIFPGEEGLDYGGVAREWFFLLSHEVLNPMYCLFEYAGKDNYCLQINPASYINPDHLKYFKFIGRFIAMALFHGKFIDTGFSLPFYKRMLNKPWALKDLESIDTEFYNSLIWIKENDIEECGLEMYFSVDKEILGEITTHELKPDGGEVLVTEENKGEYIRLVAEWRLSRGVEEQTQAFFEGFNEVLPQQYLQYFDAKELEVMLCGMQEIDLTDWQRNTIYRHYARSSKQVLWFWQLIKEMDNEKRMRLLQFVTGTCRLPVGGFSDLLGSNGPQKFCIEKVGKENWLPRSHTCFNRLDLPPYKSYEQLKEKLMFAIEETEGFGQE